One Heterodontus francisci isolate sHetFra1 chromosome 3, sHetFra1.hap1, whole genome shotgun sequence DNA window includes the following coding sequences:
- the LOC137367059 gene encoding adhesion G protein-coupled receptor F5-like: MKTCSTHGIYGAEEDFCVSAEINNILQYIENSTELAKNLPGLIRQLANISNHERAITPGNLLATVDILKTFASITNVSINQSDMKDFLGTVNGLISGHSESVWKTVKNKKNDNTSSELLKSVEVFTRLLSPTEESFKIIQPNIQLKGMKVDSTSGKPYIVNFSDLMVRNKLLNGTVIIIESELAKLSKNSLAISIAYGTMIDILFQSSNTSSSRLNGLIMTTTTENSSTCIEMTFIPLNTTFDPASVQCVFWNFALNGTGGWDQTGCRPETNGSNIVCKCNHLTSFSTLLLYQIPKESPFLSHISHITTGISLGCLAISVIIEGVVWKHVTKNKISQARHIIMLNIVLSLLTADTLFIASEYVMPNTAVCIPTVFLMNFLFLALFFWMFTLALLLLYHLIFLFKDFSRAAMMTISFTLGYLCPSIISISTFTVAYLRNQYIKKDKCWLNTEEIYLYLSFIVPILTIVTINMFIAFVAMCKMLRPTIGEKLSSHAKDKNVPKQIARSIAILTSLLGLTWLLAFAFLDKHPSVAIHYAINILNGLQGFFILVFGIIMDSKVSYNHQFVQ, encoded by the exons ATGAAAACGTGCAGCACACATGGAATATACGGTGCAGAAGAAGACTTTTGTGTATCAGCTGAAATCAACAACATTCTGCAG TACATTGAGAACTCAACTGAATTAGCAAAGAATCTTCCTGGTCTGATTAGGCAATTAGCCAACATTTCAAATCATGAACGCGCTATAACGCCTGGAAACCTTTTAGCCACAGTTGATATCCTCAAGACTTTTGCATCTATAACAAATGTTTCAATTAACCAGTCTGACATGAAG GATTTCCTCGGAACAGTAAATGGTCTGATCAGTGGACACTCGGAGTCAGTCTGGAAAACAGTGAAAAATAAAAAGAACGACAACACCAGCTCCGAATTGTTAAAGTCAGTAGAGGTATTTACCAGGTTATTGTCCCCAACTGAAGAATCTTTCAAAATCATACAACCAAATATTCAACTGAAGGGGATGAAGGTTGACTCCACTTCTGGCAAGCCTTATATTGTAAATTTCAGTGATTTAATGGTCAGAAATAAATTGTTAAATGGTACTGTGATCATTATTGAAAGTGAATTGGCGAAACTTTCAAAGAACTCCCTTGCTATCAGCATTGCATATGGAACAATGATTGATATCCTTTTCCAATCAAGCAATACTAGCAGCTCCAGATTGAATGGTCTTATTATGACAACAACTACAGAAAACAGTTCAACTTGTATTGAGATGACTTTCATACCACTGAACACTACATTTGATCCAGCCAGTGTCCAATGTGTATTTTGGAACTTTGCTCTTAACGGTACTGGAGGCTGGGATCAAACAGGATGCAGACCTGAAACAAATGGGAGTAATATTGTCTGCAAGTGTAACCACCTGACATCCTTTTCTACTTTGCTGCTTTATCAAATCCCTAAAGAAAGCCCATTTTTGAGCCATATAAGCCACATTACAACTGGCATATCTCTGGGGTGCTTGGCAATCAGCGTTATTATCGAAGGAGTTGTGTGGAAGCATGTGACCAAAAATAAAATCTCACAAGCCCGTCATATTATAATGCTGAATATTGTTCTGTCTCTACTGACTGCTGATACATTGTTCATTGCATCTGAATATGTGATGCCAAATACAGCAGTCTGCATACCGACTGTTTTCTTAATGAACTTTTTGTTCCTTGCCTTGTTTTTCTGGATGTTCACTCTAGCCCTACTGCTTCTTTATCATTTGATTTTTCTTTTCAAAGATTTCAGCAGAGCTGCTATGATGACAATCTCATTTACCTTGGGCTACCTGTGTCCATCAATAATTTCAATCAGCACATTTACAGTTGCCTATCTAAGAAATCAATACATAAAAAAGGATAAATGCTGGCTCAACACAGAGGAGATCTACCTTTACCTTTCTTTTATTGTACCAATATTGACCATTGTTACAATCAACATGTTCATTGCATTTGTAGCCATGTGTAAGATGCTGCGACCAACCATTGGGGAGAAGCTCAGCAGCCATGCAAAGGACAAAAATGTGCCCAAACAAATTGCACGAAGCATTGCTATCCTAACCTCACTCCTGGGTCTCACTTGGCTACTtgcatttgcatttctggacaaacATCCGTCAGTTGCCATCCATTATGCAATTAATATTCTCAATGGACTCCAG GGATTCTTTATTTTGGTTTTTGGAATAATCATGGATAGTAAGGTAAGTTATAATCACCAGTTTGTACAA